A single region of the Thermococcus paralvinellae genome encodes:
- a CDS encoding tryptophan--tRNA ligase: MMAEFKVTPWDVEGMVDYDKLIKEFGTQPLTDDLLEKTAVLTKSELPIYFRRRFFFSHRDYDLVLKDYEEGKGFFLYTGRGPSGPMHIGHIIPFFATKWLQEKFGVNLYVQITDDEKFLFKPNLSFEDTKKWAYDNILDIIAVGFDPDKTFIFQDSEFTKIYEMAIPIAKKVTYSMAKAVFGFTEQSKIGMIFYPAIQAAPTFFEKRRCLIPAAIDQDPYWRIQRDFAESLGYYKTAALHSKFVPPLTGLEGKMSASKPETAVYLTDDPEEAGKKIWKFALTGGQPTLKEQREKGGNPEKCVVFKWLEIFFEPDDKALLERYHACKSGALTCGECKRYLIKKVREFLKEHQKRREKAKDEIEKFKYTGKLAQEKWNEAIPEPLRR, encoded by the coding sequence TTGATGGCTGAATTCAAGGTTACACCATGGGATGTCGAAGGAATGGTGGATTATGACAAGCTGATAAAGGAATTCGGAACACAACCGCTAACAGACGATCTTTTGGAAAAGACAGCCGTGCTAACAAAGAGTGAACTTCCAATTTACTTCAGGAGGAGATTCTTCTTCTCTCACAGAGACTACGACTTAGTCCTTAAAGACTACGAAGAGGGGAAGGGTTTCTTCCTTTACACTGGAAGAGGTCCGAGCGGGCCTATGCATATCGGACATATCATTCCATTCTTCGCGACTAAATGGCTCCAAGAGAAGTTTGGAGTTAATTTGTATGTCCAAATCACAGATGATGAGAAGTTCCTATTTAAGCCAAATCTAAGCTTTGAAGACACCAAGAAGTGGGCTTATGATAACATTTTGGACATAATTGCAGTTGGCTTTGATCCAGATAAGACTTTCATATTCCAAGATAGCGAATTCACGAAGATTTATGAAATGGCTATTCCAATAGCGAAAAAAGTGACATACTCAATGGCTAAAGCTGTTTTTGGCTTCACAGAGCAGAGCAAGATTGGAATGATTTTTTACCCAGCAATTCAAGCTGCTCCAACGTTCTTTGAAAAGAGGAGATGTCTAATTCCAGCGGCAATTGATCAAGACCCGTACTGGAGAATTCAGCGCGACTTTGCCGAGAGCTTGGGTTACTATAAAACTGCCGCACTTCACAGCAAGTTCGTTCCTCCTTTGACTGGATTGGAAGGAAAGATGAGCGCATCAAAGCCTGAAACAGCTGTTTATTTAACGGATGATCCGGAAGAAGCTGGCAAAAAGATCTGGAAGTTTGCCTTAACCGGCGGTCAGCCAACGCTGAAAGAGCAGAGAGAAAAAGGTGGAAATCCTGAGAAGTGCGTTGTTTTCAAGTGGCTCGAGATATTCTTTGAACCAGATGATAAGGCTTTGCTTGAGAGATACCACGCATGTAAGAGCGGTGCTCTGACATGTGGAGAATGCAAGCGCTACCTTATAAAGAAAGTTCGGGAGTTCCTTAAAGAGCACCAGAAGAGAAGGGAGAAAGCTAAAGATGAGATTGAGAAGTTTAAATACACTGGAAAATTGGCTCAAGAGAAGTGGAACGAGGCAATCCCAGAGCCTCTGAGGAGGTGA
- a CDS encoding ATP-binding protein, which translates to MIEEVAKFNPWWEDREDYHVRLWRAQRYRWRPNWIDELSLEPFSLNFVLGPRQVGKTTGIKILISELIKKIEPERILYLNCEIFPDFITLRKLIEEFLKEEKEPFVFLDEVTSLREWWKAVKPLIDAGELENAVITVTGSSALKVRRDMELFPGRRGKGKTVEVLPLTFRGFVEVYGIKKWRLRYDEVLELFNKYLEIGGFPGSINGMPVDDILGSYVGEFVRFDKSLEIMKEVFSSLMLTIPSATSFRSLAEKTSGYSYKVVQDYLEFLRDLYVLEFAYLKGGSRVLYKREKKIFFRDPLLLRLFSLWSGTKPVESAIYENIVQEHLYRKFGEIYYYRNRYEIDAIADGLRVEVKAGKAHRKYPRTVVVLEKEDIPRFLIELFS; encoded by the coding sequence ATGATTGAGGAAGTTGCCAAGTTTAACCCATGGTGGGAAGATAGAGAGGATTATCACGTCAGGCTGTGGAGGGCTCAAAGGTATAGATGGAGACCGAACTGGATTGATGAGCTTTCTTTGGAACCTTTTTCTCTCAATTTTGTCCTTGGGCCGAGACAAGTTGGGAAGACAACAGGGATAAAAATTTTGATTTCAGAGCTTATTAAAAAAATTGAACCTGAGAGAATTCTTTATCTCAACTGTGAAATTTTTCCTGACTTTATAACACTTAGAAAGCTCATTGAAGAATTCCTCAAAGAGGAAAAAGAACCCTTTGTATTCCTTGATGAGGTCACAAGCCTAAGAGAATGGTGGAAGGCAGTCAAACCATTGATAGACGCTGGTGAGCTTGAAAATGCCGTTATTACAGTGACTGGTTCAAGTGCTTTGAAGGTTAGGCGAGATATGGAACTGTTTCCGGGGCGGAGAGGGAAAGGGAAGACTGTTGAAGTCCTGCCCCTCACCTTTAGGGGGTTTGTTGAGGTTTATGGAATTAAAAAGTGGAGACTTCGCTATGATGAGGTGCTGGAGCTTTTTAATAAGTATCTTGAAATTGGCGGCTTTCCTGGAAGCATAAATGGCATGCCAGTTGATGATATTCTGGGTTCATATGTAGGGGAATTTGTTCGCTTTGATAAGAGCTTGGAAATAATGAAAGAAGTGTTCTCCTCTTTAATGCTTACTATTCCCTCTGCAACGAGCTTTCGTTCTTTGGCTGAAAAAACCTCAGGATACTCATACAAAGTCGTGCAGGATTATCTCGAATTTCTCAGAGATTTATATGTTCTTGAGTTTGCTTATCTCAAAGGAGGTTCCCGGGTTCTGTACAAAAGAGAAAAGAAGATATTCTTCAGAGACCCTCTTCTCCTAAGGCTGTTTTCTTTATGGAGTGGAACTAAGCCTGTAGAATCTGCGATTTATGAAAATATAGTTCAAGAACATCTATACAGGAAATTTGGTGAAATTTACTATTACAGAAATAGGTATGAGATTGATGCCATTGCTGATGGACTTAGGGTTGAGGTTAAGGCTGGAAAAGCCCATCGCAAGTATCCACGAACCGTCGTTGTGCTTGAGAAAGAAGACATCCCGAGATTCTTGATTGAACTTTTCTCCTGA
- a CDS encoding fumarylacetoacetate hydrolase family protein — protein sequence MIRLPFRDGFYEVNPSKIISLGRNYAEHAKELGHEVPKEPVIFLKPPSTLIGPNQIIILPRKNKEIHHEVELAVIIGKRGKNIPKERAMDYVLGYTILLDITARDLQWEAKRKGLPWTVAKGFDTFAPIGPRIVPKEELDPSDLEIGLKVNGEVRQLSRTSKMIFKIPEIIEYISSIMTLEKGDIIATGTPEGVGPLRHGDTVEAWIEGIGTLKEEVLAERSILC from the coding sequence ATGATTCGCTTGCCTTTTAGAGATGGCTTTTATGAAGTTAATCCGAGCAAGATAATATCCCTTGGGAGGAATTATGCTGAACACGCAAAGGAGTTAGGTCATGAGGTTCCAAAAGAACCAGTAATTTTCTTAAAGCCTCCTTCCACTTTGATAGGGCCTAATCAAATTATAATCTTGCCACGGAAGAACAAAGAAATTCACCACGAAGTTGAGCTTGCCGTTATTATAGGGAAGAGGGGGAAGAACATCCCGAAAGAAAGAGCTATGGATTATGTGCTGGGCTATACAATTCTGCTCGACATCACCGCTAGAGACCTGCAGTGGGAAGCTAAGAGAAAGGGTCTCCCTTGGACAGTTGCTAAAGGCTTTGACACCTTTGCACCTATTGGACCAAGAATTGTCCCAAAAGAAGAGCTTGATCCGAGCGATCTTGAGATAGGACTGAAGGTTAACGGAGAAGTTAGGCAGCTCTCAAGGACAAGCAAGATGATTTTTAAGATTCCGGAGATAATCGAGTACATCTCAAGCATAATGACGCTTGAAAAGGGCGACATAATTGCAACGGGAACTCCAGAAGGCGTTGGTCCCCTAAGGCATGGCGACACGGTTGAGGCGTGGATTGAGGGTATAGGAACGTTAAAAGAAGAAGTATTGGCGGAGAGGTCAATATTGTGCTGA
- the trm14 gene encoding tRNA (guanine(6)-N2)-methyltransferase, translated as MRLLLTTSQGIEDLAKKEVERLFESKEIKVSVEEKPFGVEGRLIAEVEESFYTDEKGKKREFNPATFLNENSRLLHRVIVEIASLKFKGIESQEPEKALKEIYNFVYSLPIENYVKITESFAVRPFRKGEHEFTSVDIAKTVGSAIYDRLSRYGKPKVNLDHPSVIFRAELIDDTFFLGIDTTGDSSLHKRSWRVYDHPAHLKASIANAMIELAELDGGSVIDPMCGSGTILIELALKGYEGRIIGIEKYKKHLRGARMNALAAGVLGKIEFIQGDATKLTQYVDSVDFAISNLPYGLKIGKKSLIPKLYMDFFSQLSKVLEKRGVFLTTEKRAIEEAFAENGFRILHHRLVGHGGLRVHLYIIQ; from the coding sequence ATGAGGCTCTTATTGACTACTTCACAAGGAATTGAAGATTTAGCCAAAAAAGAAGTTGAAAGATTATTTGAGAGCAAAGAAATCAAAGTTAGTGTCGAGGAAAAGCCCTTTGGAGTTGAAGGTCGCTTAATTGCAGAAGTTGAGGAGAGTTTTTACACCGATGAGAAAGGCAAAAAGAGAGAATTCAACCCAGCAACTTTCCTCAACGAGAATTCCCGACTTTTGCATCGTGTAATAGTTGAGATAGCATCGTTAAAATTTAAAGGAATTGAAAGCCAAGAACCAGAAAAAGCACTCAAAGAGATTTACAATTTCGTGTATTCTCTTCCAATTGAAAACTATGTGAAAATAACAGAAAGCTTTGCTGTGAGACCTTTCAGAAAAGGCGAGCATGAGTTTACAAGCGTTGATATTGCAAAAACAGTTGGGAGTGCAATTTATGACAGACTCAGCAGATATGGAAAGCCTAAAGTGAATTTAGATCATCCAAGCGTGATTTTTAGGGCTGAACTCATTGATGATACATTTTTCTTAGGAATTGACACAACTGGAGATTCTTCTTTGCACAAGAGGTCTTGGCGTGTCTATGACCATCCAGCTCATCTGAAAGCTTCAATAGCAAATGCAATGATTGAGCTTGCTGAGTTAGATGGTGGCTCCGTTATTGACCCAATGTGTGGAAGCGGGACTATATTAATTGAGCTGGCTTTGAAGGGCTATGAAGGGAGAATAATAGGAATTGAGAAGTACAAAAAGCACTTAAGAGGAGCCAGAATGAATGCTTTAGCGGCTGGGGTTTTGGGTAAGATTGAGTTCATTCAAGGAGATGCCACAAAGCTGACTCAATACGTTGACAGCGTTGATTTTGCCATAAGCAATTTACCCTACGGTCTAAAAATAGGTAAGAAAAGCCTAATCCCGAAGCTTTACATGGACTTCTTCTCTCAGCTGTCAAAAGTTTTAGAGAAGAGAGGAGTTTTTCTAACAACAGAAAAAAGAGCGATTGAAGAGGCATTTGCAGAGAATGGATTTAGAATCCTACATCACCGATTAGTGGGACATGGTGGATTGAGAGTTCATCTCTACATTATACAATAA
- a CDS encoding GTPase — MKQKKAWRVVREVIDEADIVVEVVDARDPIGTRNLKVERLVKESGKKLLIVMNKADLVPKEWAEEYKRKSDVPMVFISARKRKGTGILRKEIKKIAKGLFDEGKEKVKVALVGYPNVGKSTIINVLKGKHAVGVAPIPGYTKGKQLIRLSKKIWLIDSPGVVPIDDFDELVIRGGFPADKIEDPVKPALKLIKHILETRKEALTEKYDIQEFESEEQILEAIGRKKGLLRKGGEVDIEEAARYFLREWQTGKFTLFGREEKREEEFQWAYSDILEEIERELLLDPRRILWKFREKIEPSNVKRVGIKEIEGFTVGIATGFKKCDGGIKLLEKLTGKKVIASECFGKKWKGVIVILE, encoded by the coding sequence ATGAAGCAGAAAAAGGCATGGAGAGTAGTGAGAGAAGTAATAGATGAGGCTGATATTGTAGTTGAAGTAGTAGATGCAAGAGATCCAATTGGAACGAGAAATTTAAAGGTTGAGAGGCTAGTTAAGGAAAGCGGGAAAAAACTACTCATAGTCATGAACAAGGCAGATTTAGTTCCTAAAGAGTGGGCTGAGGAGTATAAGAGAAAAAGCGATGTTCCGATGGTTTTTATCAGTGCAAGAAAGAGAAAGGGGACAGGAATACTAAGGAAAGAGATCAAAAAGATAGCAAAAGGGCTGTTTGATGAAGGAAAAGAAAAAGTTAAAGTTGCATTGGTTGGCTATCCAAATGTCGGAAAGAGCACGATAATTAATGTTCTCAAAGGTAAACACGCTGTTGGTGTTGCCCCAATTCCAGGATACACAAAAGGGAAACAGCTCATAAGGCTCAGTAAGAAAATTTGGCTGATTGATTCCCCAGGTGTTGTGCCGATAGATGATTTTGATGAGCTTGTCATTAGAGGAGGCTTTCCAGCGGACAAAATAGAGGATCCAGTAAAGCCAGCGTTAAAGCTCATTAAACACATTCTTGAGACTAGAAAAGAAGCTTTGACTGAGAAATATGACATCCAAGAGTTTGAAAGTGAGGAGCAGATTTTAGAGGCAATTGGCAGAAAGAAAGGTTTACTTAGAAAGGGAGGAGAAGTTGACATTGAGGAAGCAGCAAGGTATTTCCTCAGAGAATGGCAGACTGGAAAGTTTACTCTTTTTGGGAGGGAAGAAAAGAGAGAAGAAGAATTCCAGTGGGCATACAGTGATATCCTTGAGGAAATTGAGCGAGAACTTTTGCTAGATCCAAGGAGAATACTCTGGAAGTTTAGAGAGAAGATTGAACCAAGCAATGTGAAGAGGGTTGGGATTAAGGAAATTGAAGGCTTTACTGTGGGTATAGCAACAGGGTTTAAGAAGTGCGATGGTGGAATTAAGCTTTTGGAAAAGCTAACTGGAAAGAAAGTCATAGCGAGTGAATGCTTTGGAAAGAAGTGGAAGGGAGTTATAGTAATTTTGGAGTGA
- a CDS encoding TIGR04076 family protein, translating to MEKLVIRAIKIKGKCPVFKVGDKIVIEGPQVKLEETDAICTHAFASLIPYIVALRKGVKPSEIGLGKGDKAYVQCLDPGPPYTDGGTVIFEITVVRDEAEKGMESSERSNR from the coding sequence ATGGAGAAACTGGTCATAAGAGCTATAAAAATTAAAGGAAAGTGCCCAGTGTTTAAAGTTGGGGACAAAATAGTTATTGAAGGGCCACAAGTGAAGTTAGAAGAAACAGATGCAATATGCACTCATGCATTTGCTTCACTGATCCCTTATATAGTAGCACTTAGAAAAGGAGTTAAGCCGAGTGAGATTGGTCTAGGAAAAGGAGATAAAGCATATGTGCAATGCCTTGATCCCGGACCGCCTTACACAGATGGGGGGACTGTGATATTTGAGATAACGGTGGTGCGAGATGAAGCAGAAAAAGGCATGGAGAGTAGTGAGAGAAGTAATAGATGA
- a CDS encoding DUF515 domain-containing protein has protein sequence MAEDIEEKIRKLRELGRAPIQRETKPTKPILPAEPQRKISKIGTLREKERKKRVLIGAFVVIVIILIASFGVYTFIQRQQLKKLEAAKQAKIAEVNAYFKGELANDSVKIELIKRIESAKSIEELNNINVKAAYEKRLAEIQKQKELEEQKKALEELNKLKSQQIVVITQAFDQLLSQPLPEDIRTEAINTLNELKQRVNEAKTQEEVLSVDPTPYLTTLWRRYYFYLIDSIPTQRVILRKNGEAHIYTKLEAKQVLGKITDYRELMKYTVEKVELVKMALVVKRENVVGAFLSSGDKIKIYARNQTTGKYFEIADEGYLDLILLPTSVGQISLSESQGEGSSISSSSSTSYTTSQSTSYNVGEESLSNSQSSTDQYSTTQSSSETSNAYYNYNVNLAEVLKAIAAGKINAPEEVKEQLSKYGWKVLDLEKDTRMLVVDPSTEVLVIFEVPSDFVPKILEYKDAIYIVKIETG, from the coding sequence GTGGCTGAGGACATTGAAGAAAAGATCAGAAAACTTAGAGAGTTAGGTAGGGCTCCAATTCAGCGAGAGACAAAACCTACAAAACCTATTTTACCTGCTGAACCTCAAAGAAAAATTTCCAAGATTGGAACATTAAGAGAAAAGGAAAGAAAGAAGAGGGTATTAATTGGAGCATTCGTTGTAATTGTGATTATATTGATTGCTTCTTTTGGTGTCTACACTTTTATCCAAAGACAACAATTAAAAAAACTTGAAGCAGCAAAACAAGCAAAAATAGCAGAAGTTAACGCGTATTTTAAAGGTGAACTTGCAAATGATTCTGTAAAAATTGAGTTGATTAAACGAATAGAATCTGCAAAGAGCATTGAAGAGCTTAATAATATTAATGTAAAAGCAGCATATGAGAAAAGATTAGCTGAAATACAAAAACAAAAAGAATTAGAAGAACAAAAGAAAGCACTTGAGGAATTGAATAAATTAAAAAGCCAGCAAATCGTGGTGATTACCCAAGCATTTGATCAGCTATTATCTCAACCACTTCCTGAAGATATTAGGACTGAAGCTATTAACACTCTAAATGAGCTTAAACAGAGAGTTAATGAGGCTAAAACTCAGGAGGAAGTTCTTTCTGTTGATCCAACCCCCTATTTAACCACTCTTTGGAGAAGGTATTACTTTTACTTGATTGATTCAATTCCAACACAGCGGGTTATTCTTAGGAAGAATGGTGAGGCTCATATCTATACAAAACTTGAAGCTAAGCAAGTTTTAGGAAAAATTACTGATTATCGTGAATTAATGAAATATACTGTTGAAAAAGTTGAGTTAGTTAAAATGGCATTAGTAGTAAAGCGAGAAAACGTTGTAGGAGCGTTTTTATCCTCAGGAGATAAAATAAAAATTTATGCCAGAAACCAAACAACTGGAAAGTACTTTGAAATTGCTGATGAGGGTTATTTAGATTTGATATTACTTCCAACGTCAGTTGGCCAAATATCACTAAGTGAATCTCAGGGAGAAGGAAGTTCAATTTCGTCTTCTTCCTCAACTAGTTATACTACTTCCCAATCAACATCATATAATGTTGGAGAAGAATCTCTTTCAAATTCTCAATCGAGTACTGATCAATATTCCACAACCCAATCAAGTAGTGAGACCTCAAATGCATATTACAATTACAATGTTAACCTCGCTGAAGTTTTAAAAGCGATAGCCGCTGGAAAAATTAATGCACCTGAAGAAGTCAAAGAGCAACTTTCCAAGTATGGATGGAAAGTTCTTGATTTAGAGAAAGATACAAGAATGCTCGTAGTTGATCCAAGTACTGAAGTACTTGTTATCTTTGAAGTTCCCTCAGATTTTGTTCCAAAGATATTGGAGTATAAAGACGCAATATATATCGTAAAAATTGAAACAGGGTGA